One Verrucomicrobiia bacterium genomic region harbors:
- a CDS encoding IS1595 family transposase, with protein sequence MTYNSLLELTEAFPTEQSCIRHLEKLRWPEGVVCPNCQASRKIGEIKTRNLYKCGDCKKQFSVRIGTIFEESRISLRKWFMAIWLISSHKKGISSCQLAKDIRVTQKTAWFMLHRIREISSKINGGTSHLTGLVEIDDTYIGGKERNKHKDKRLTGTQGRSIKGKTPVFGMMQRGGNIKTFKVKNLQGVTVNVIVRENVAPKARVITDEYTGYQFEPLGLDQQRVNHSRREYVIGQLHTNNIEGAWSLLKRGILGIYHHVSDKHLQRYLDEFVSKFNSRKTKDPIRVDNFLAGSEGLRLTYEGLTS encoded by the coding sequence GACCGAACAAAGCTGTATCCGGCATCTTGAAAAACTACGCTGGCCAGAAGGGGTAGTTTGTCCGAATTGCCAAGCCAGTCGGAAAATCGGCGAAATTAAAACCCGGAACCTTTACAAGTGTGGCGATTGCAAAAAGCAGTTTAGCGTTCGCATCGGAACGATTTTCGAGGAAAGCCGTATTTCCTTGCGAAAATGGTTTATGGCCATTTGGCTAATTAGCTCTCATAAAAAGGGAATTTCGAGTTGCCAGCTTGCCAAAGATATTCGGGTTACGCAAAAAACCGCTTGGTTTATGTTGCATCGCATTCGAGAAATTTCCAGCAAGATAAATGGCGGCACTTCGCACTTGACAGGGTTGGTAGAAATTGATGATACTTACATCGGCGGAAAGGAGCGAAACAAGCATAAGGACAAACGCCTCACCGGAACGCAAGGCCGGAGTATAAAAGGCAAAACTCCCGTTTTCGGAATGATGCAAAGAGGCGGCAATATCAAAACCTTCAAAGTGAAAAACCTACAGGGAGTAACGGTTAATGTCATTGTGCGGGAAAATGTCGCTCCCAAAGCGAGGGTCATCACCGATGAATATACCGGCTATCAATTTGAACCGCTCGGCCTTGACCAACAACGGGTAAATCATTCCCGGCGGGAGTATGTAATCGGCCAACTCCATACCAACAACATTGAGGGGGCTTGGTCTTTGCTGAAACGTGGCATTTTGGGCATCTATCACCACGTCAGCGATAAGCACCTGCAACGCTACCTTGACGAATTTGTTTCCAAGTTTAATAGCCGGAAAACAAAAGACCCAATCCGGGTTGACAATTTTTTGGCCGGTTCGGAGGGTTTGCGCCTCACCTATGAGGGGTTGACTTCGTGA
- a CDS encoding site-specific DNA-methyltransferase: MKNSFNDLLGQLVRPKSAKPEPFVELIHGDCLVKMKDIPNNSIHLVLTDPPYFLDCLSDEWDTEKINKRKKRAGIVGGLPVGMKFDPQQGVELQKFFESVSKEVLRILVPGAFFISFSQPRLSHRMIIGAENSGFEIRDLLAWHYRNKAQFKAFSQDHFVRKMNISNLEKKDLIRQMQGRKTPQLRPQFETMMLAQKPKEGTFVENWKKWKAGLIDATRTLNGTKSPSTLMTVDKPIREKYNLHLTVKPVHLLKHLIELFTIGGQVVCDPFLGSGSTALAAIQAEPEPRSCIGIEINKEFLKIAQERLRDFNVIQGAKNA; the protein is encoded by the coding sequence GTGAAAAATTCTTTCAATGATTTACTTGGTCAATTAGTTCGCCCGAAATCGGCAAAACCGGAACCGTTTGTCGAACTTATTCACGGCGATTGCCTGGTCAAAATGAAGGACATTCCCAACAACTCCATTCACTTGGTTTTGACCGACCCGCCTTATTTCCTCGATTGTTTAAGTGATGAATGGGATACGGAGAAAATCAACAAAAGGAAAAAGCGGGCGGGAATTGTAGGTGGTTTGCCCGTTGGAATGAAGTTTGACCCTCAACAAGGAGTGGAACTGCAAAAATTTTTCGAGTCAGTATCGAAAGAAGTTTTACGCATCCTTGTTCCCGGTGCATTTTTTATTTCGTTTAGCCAGCCCCGTCTTTCCCATAGAATGATTATCGGAGCGGAAAATTCCGGTTTTGAAATTCGGGATTTGCTGGCGTGGCACTATCGAAACAAGGCACAATTTAAGGCGTTTTCTCAAGACCATTTTGTCAGGAAAATGAACATTTCCAATCTTGAGAAAAAAGACCTTATTCGGCAAATGCAGGGAAGAAAAACGCCTCAATTAAGACCGCAGTTTGAAACAATGATGTTGGCACAAAAACCGAAAGAGGGAACTTTCGTTGAAAATTGGAAAAAGTGGAAAGCTGGCCTTATAGATGCGACCCGCACTTTGAACGGAACAAAAAGTCCCTCCACTTTGATGACTGTCGATAAGCCCATCCGGGAAAAATATAATTTGCATTTAACCGTAAAGCCGGTTCATCTTCTAAAACATTTGATTGAACTTTTTACAATCGGCGGCCAAGTTGTATGCGACCCCTTCCTCGGAAGCGGTTCAACTGCTCTTGCCGCAATTCAGGCGGAACCGGAACCGAGAAGCTGTATCGGTATTGAAATCAACAAGGAATTTTTGAAAATAGCGCAAGAAAGGTTACGGGACTTTAACGTCATACAAGGAGCGAAAAATGCTTAG
- a CDS encoding TIGR00300 family protein, whose protein sequence is MRTQKEIIAKGHLVDSGIMSTILDRIVTSGGNFEILSFRMGKTNEEESTARLKVFAPNEKKLEFILSELSDLGCRPAEEASIILKKAPKDGAAPEGFYSTTNHETWVRLDGNWTKVGEQRMDASIVVKGKKAFCCKLRDLRKGDLVVMGHEGIRIVPEAKSRDRSEFSFMSNEVSSERKVELAVKKIAKLLKDKNERLVVVAGPVVVHTGGGPALCKLLRKGYVKALLAGNALAVHDIEEALYGTSLGVDTKTGQPIEHGHQHHMRAINAIRLAGDIPSAVRKGVLKSGIMHQCVKSKIPFVLAGSLRDDGPLPEVITDFIEAQAAYGKYLKNATVVLMLSSMLHSIATGNMLPSWVKTICVDINPAVVTKLSDRGSSQAWGVVTDVGLFLHLLANEL, encoded by the coding sequence ATGCGAACGCAAAAAGAGATAATTGCCAAGGGGCATCTGGTCGATTCAGGAATAATGTCAACGATTTTGGACCGCATCGTCACCTCCGGCGGGAATTTTGAAATCCTTTCCTTCCGGATGGGAAAAACCAACGAGGAGGAGAGCACCGCCCGGCTGAAGGTTTTCGCCCCAAATGAGAAAAAACTGGAATTTATTCTCTCCGAACTTTCCGATTTGGGCTGCCGCCCGGCGGAAGAGGCCTCCATTATTCTGAAAAAGGCCCCCAAGGATGGGGCGGCGCCGGAGGGATTTTACTCCACCACCAACCACGAAACCTGGGTGCGGCTGGACGGCAACTGGACTAAAGTGGGCGAGCAACGGATGGATGCCAGCATCGTGGTGAAAGGCAAGAAAGCATTCTGCTGCAAGCTGCGGGATTTGAGAAAAGGAGATTTAGTCGTAATGGGGCACGAAGGAATCCGCATTGTGCCGGAAGCCAAGTCGCGCGACCGATCGGAGTTTTCCTTTATGTCCAACGAGGTCTCCTCCGAACGGAAAGTGGAGCTGGCGGTCAAGAAAATCGCCAAACTGCTGAAGGATAAAAACGAGCGGCTCGTAGTTGTGGCCGGGCCGGTGGTGGTGCATACCGGCGGCGGGCCGGCTTTGTGCAAATTACTGCGGAAGGGATACGTAAAAGCCCTTTTGGCCGGCAACGCGCTGGCGGTTCACGACATTGAAGAGGCGCTTTACGGCACTTCACTGGGGGTGGACACCAAAACCGGCCAGCCGATTGAGCACGGCCACCAGCACCATATGCGGGCCATCAACGCCATTCGTTTGGCGGGGGATATTCCTTCAGCCGTGCGCAAGGGGGTTTTGAAATCGGGGATAATGCATCAATGCGTGAAATCGAAAATCCCGTTTGTTTTGGCCGGTTCGCTGCGGGACGACGGCCCCCTGCCGGAGGTGATTACCGACTTTATCGAAGCGCAAGCGGCCTATGGGAAATATTTGAAGAACGCCACCGTGGTTTTGATGCTCTCCTCGATGCTCCATTCCATCGCCACAGGCAACATGCTCCCTTCCTGGGTCAAGACCATCTGCGTGGACATCAACCCGGCGGTGGTCACCAAGCTCTCCGACCGCGGCTCCTCCCAGGCCTGGGGGGTGGTGACGGACGTGGGGCTGTTTTTGCATTTATTGGCGAATGAATTGTAA
- a CDS encoding TolC family protein — MKKFWTFAILLWTADSHALTLEECIQQALSQNRLLQAAKSRVKAQRSKAGQARSAFYPTLGLSATYTRLGNAPGALIPAMPPLIPAERQITTGFEDNYLARLSANAPLFTWGKIAQPYRIEKERVIAESLKLAQSEEEIKLATTELFWSALALEKNLEVRKKSAESLERHLKTVENKLAVGQATNFEELRAKVELANARVPIKEAEARLKTLYDRLRNLLGLSIDDPLELGGGLEFKSVEINLDEATARAKINRPELKSLAVEKQVLRRALALAAVENRPSLSVFSNLEYKNPFNARQVWKLDWNAGAGIIFPLFSGFHSRYKVEEIENQKKALDLTIKETEAQIEQEVRQAYYELGVALENSVALKANIALAQKALEIAKVQYEAGVITNLEELDAELSALSAQTAYFAAVSNYLIAKARLEKAAGQKIE, encoded by the coding sequence ATGAAAAAATTCTGGACTTTCGCAATTCTTCTCTGGACGGCCGATTCCCACGCCCTTACGCTGGAAGAATGCATCCAACAGGCGCTTTCCCAAAACCGGCTCTTGCAGGCGGCCAAAAGCCGGGTGAAAGCGCAACGTTCCAAGGCCGGGCAGGCCCGTTCGGCCTTTTACCCGACGCTCGGCCTCTCCGCCACCTACACACGGCTCGGCAATGCGCCGGGCGCCCTCATTCCGGCGATGCCTCCCCTAATTCCTGCCGAGCGGCAAATCACCACCGGCTTTGAGGATAATTATCTGGCCCGGCTTTCGGCAAACGCCCCGCTTTTCACTTGGGGAAAAATTGCCCAGCCGTATCGCATCGAAAAGGAACGGGTTATTGCCGAAAGCTTGAAACTGGCCCAGTCGGAGGAGGAAATCAAGCTGGCAACAACCGAGCTTTTCTGGTCGGCTTTGGCTTTGGAAAAGAATCTGGAGGTCCGCAAAAAATCGGCGGAGAGCTTGGAACGGCATTTGAAAACGGTGGAAAACAAACTGGCCGTGGGGCAGGCGACCAATTTTGAAGAGCTCCGCGCCAAAGTAGAGCTGGCCAACGCCAGAGTGCCCATCAAGGAAGCCGAAGCGCGGTTGAAGACGCTTTATGACCGGCTGCGCAATCTGTTGGGTCTTTCAATTGACGATCCATTGGAACTCGGGGGCGGACTCGAATTTAAATCGGTCGAGATAAACCTTGACGAAGCAACTGCGAGAGCTAAAATCAACCGCCCCGAATTGAAATCGCTGGCGGTTGAAAAACAGGTTTTGCGCCGGGCGCTGGCGCTGGCGGCCGTGGAAAACCGCCCCTCCCTTTCGGTTTTTTCCAACCTCGAATACAAAAACCCCTTCAACGCCCGGCAGGTCTGGAAGCTGGACTGGAACGCCGGCGCGGGAATCATCTTCCCCCTCTTTTCCGGCTTTCATTCCCGCTACAAAGTGGAAGAAATAGAAAATCAGAAAAAGGCCTTGGACTTGACCATCAAGGAAACCGAGGCGCAAATCGAGCAGGAAGTTCGTCAGGCGTATTATGAACTGGGGGTGGCCCTGGAAAATTCTGTCGCCTTGAAGGCCAACATTGCGCTGGCGCAAAAAGCGCTCGAGATTGCCAAGGTGCAGTACGAAGCGGGAGTAATAACCAATCTGGAAGAACTGGATGCCGAGCTTTCGGCCCTCTCCGCCCAGACCGCTTACTTTGCCGCCGTTTCCAACTATCTTATCGCCAAGGCCCGCCTGGAAAAAGCGGCCGGGCAGAAAATTGAATAG
- a CDS encoding OmpA family protein, translating to MGVIKTTAGALGVTLFVFGCATTGYVNKKVKVLEEADRANAEKISSVESSHEARLAEAMRVASEAKDEASRAAAMRAAFADYTVIMEKEVNFRFDSFALSDITKNVLDEIGPRMKEDKSLIMEVEGYCDPIGSEKYNLTLGQHRAQAVQLYLMANYQIPAFRMYSISFGESNLKTASETGGGNAANRRVVLRVLGPPTASAPEQTQQVYP from the coding sequence ATGGGTGTTATAAAAACAACCGCCGGAGCGCTGGGGGTAACGCTTTTTGTTTTCGGCTGCGCCACCACCGGCTACGTAAACAAAAAGGTGAAAGTGCTGGAGGAGGCCGACCGGGCCAACGCCGAAAAAATTTCCTCGGTGGAATCGTCCCACGAGGCGCGGCTGGCGGAGGCGATGCGGGTGGCCTCCGAGGCCAAGGACGAGGCCAGCCGGGCCGCCGCGATGCGGGCCGCCTTTGCCGATTACACCGTGATTATGGAAAAGGAAGTGAATTTCCGCTTTGACAGCTTCGCCCTCTCCGACATCACCAAAAACGTGCTGGACGAAATCGGCCCGCGGATGAAGGAAGACAAAAGTCTCATCATGGAAGTGGAGGGGTACTGCGATCCGATCGGCTCGGAAAAGTACAATTTGACCTTGGGGCAGCACCGCGCCCAGGCTGTGCAGTTGTATTTGATGGCCAATTATCAGATCCCCGCCTTCCGGATGTATTCGATAAGTTTTGGGGAAAGCAATTTGAAAACCGCTTCCGAAACGGGCGGGGGGAACGCCGCCAACCGGCGGGTGGTTTTGCGCGTTTTGGGGCCTCCGACCGCTTCCGCCCCGGAACAGACCCAGCAGGTTTACCCGTAA
- a CDS encoding NfeD family protein produces MALSGFFLLCLLAGLFYAIITVFLGSFTGGHDTSATDAGGTGHGVSGEVHFSPMSPMIIATFVTTFGAGGLAAAKGMGMTVIPAVTVATASGLGFGALAFLIFRKVYSATQSSSEVEVATLVGTQAEVITPIGKDVVGEIVYVSKGSRFTAPARSLDNLELAKNTPVEIVRVVGNTFYVKPSRR; encoded by the coding sequence CCGGGCTTTTCTACGCCATCATTACCGTTTTTTTGGGTTCGTTTACCGGCGGACATGACACTTCCGCCACGGACGCCGGCGGCACCGGCCACGGCGTTTCCGGGGAAGTGCATTTTTCCCCGATGAGCCCGATGATCATCGCCACGTTCGTAACCACCTTCGGCGCCGGCGGCCTGGCCGCCGCCAAGGGGATGGGAATGACGGTAATCCCGGCCGTGACGGTGGCGACCGCCTCCGGCCTCGGTTTCGGGGCGCTCGCTTTTTTGATTTTTCGCAAAGTGTATTCCGCCACGCAATCCTCCTCCGAAGTGGAAGTTGCCACTCTGGTCGGCACGCAAGCGGAAGTGATTACCCCCATCGGCAAGGATGTCGTGGGGGAAATCGTGTACGTCTCCAAGGGGAGCCGCTTTACCGCCCCGGCCCGCTCGCTGGACAATCTGGAACTGGCCAAGAACACCCCCGTGGAAATCGTGCGGGTTGTCGGCAACACCTTCTACGTAAAACCCTCCCGGCGCTAA